Part of the Nicotiana sylvestris chromosome 2, ASM39365v2, whole genome shotgun sequence genome, TCAATTATCCTTGCTCTTGGCAGAGTTCAAGTTTTCAGGCGCTTTGACCTTTCTATTGCGTAAGTGCATGTTGACATAGAAGTTGAGGAACAAGAAAAGAATGGCAGCGTTGAGGACAGAGTTGAAAACCCATGCCCCAATTCCGTTACACCCACCACGTTTCATGAAATGAAGCAACAGCACCCCAACATGACATACAATGTTACATCCCAGCAACACAATCTGACAGCCTGCGACAAATGGGAAGCACGCGCTTGGCAATCCAATCGCCGTCCAAAATCTGTATCCATACACCATAGAATATGATAACGTCGTTAATAGTATCGCTAGCACTTGAAAAGACTGCGAGAATTCTAGCCAAAGGAAGGACATAAATATGAGAATGGAGTTATTAAATAGTTGAAAAACGGAGAGTTTTCGACGTTGGAGTATGGTAAAGAAAGTACGTAGAATATGGAGAAAacgagaaagataaaagatataGGACCAGAAGAACACGCGGCCAGAAGGGCGCGTGCCAAGAGGAAAACAAAGGAGCCACTGAAATGGGGTGGTCTTGTAACGGCGCCAGAACCACCGGGTGTCGCGGATTTCAGCAGCGGCGGAGAGGAGGATTCCAGTGAAGATGGTGAGGGAGATTAGGACCATGGAGAGGGAGTGGACGGCGGGGATTGGGCCGAGAGGGAGAGGACGGCGGTGGCGGAAGAGAAGGATAAGGAGGAGGTGGAGAAAGAGGGAGAAGACAATATAAGCTGCGATGGAGGTGAAGAGGAAAGACCACGTGTTGCCCCATGATTGGCTGTGAGACCAACGAAAATTTACAATAGTAGGGTGCTCGGAGAGGTAATAACTAAGATTCCCAATCATCGTAAATGCAATAATCAACTTAAAAATACTACGTAATTAGAAGGCAGAAAGTTGAGATTGCGTAAATCCACTGCAAACGTTGTACTTAATACTTTTTCTGGGGCTTTTTGAGTGAAAGGTTTGGTGGAAAATGCTGGTATGGTTCTGAAACTTGTGCTCTTATATAAATCAGAAGAAGCAAGTTTTTTTCGATACAGTTAAAGATAGTTTTTTTCCTCTTTATGATAATGTTGTTTTGGATATGCCATTTTGTTGTTCGTATAAACGTAGTCAATAACCCTAAGTTACTTCGAAATATTTTCCTGACGCGTATGTCGCTCGATGCTAATTGATAGTGACAGTCCTTGCACCTTTCGCACTACACTATTATTAccacaatttaaaaataaaaaaagtattcACTTCTACCTGTATAATAATTGCATCAGAAAGGGTTCATTATGACACGTTTTAAACCTTTTGTTCCCTCTAAATGCAAATTTCTTTTATTCCTCAGTTATTGGCCacccaaaatatttaattttgacAATTTCGACGAAACTCTCTGTGTATCGGTTGAAAAAAGACCTGACACTTGGACTAACATTAAAGTGATAGGGCATAACACGTGAACTATTAACAAGGTGACAGGTGACATTTCCAATTAGACGAGTTAAAGAATTAAAAAGGTACGGGAGTGTAACGATCCGAtcgatcgttttgagcatttgcacttcgctcagtAGTTTACGggtatgagtagctccgtatgatgtattatgacttatgtg contains:
- the LOC104219867 gene encoding fatty acid elongase 3-like, whose product is MIGNLSYYLSEHPTIVNFRWSHSQSWGNTWSFLFTSIAAYIVFSLFLHLLLILLFRHRRPLPLGPIPAVHSLSMVLISLTIFTGILLSAAAEIRDTRWFWRRYKTTPFQWLLCFPLGTRPSGRVFFWSYIFYLSRFLHILRTFFTILQRRKLSVFQLFNNSILIFMSFLWLEFSQSFQVLAILLTTLSYSMVYGYRFWTAIGLPSACFPFVAGCQIVLLGCNIVCHVGVLLLHFMKRGGCNGIGAWVFNSVLNAAILFLFLNFYVNMHLRNRKVKAPENLNSAKSKDN